TAAACGTTCAGCTTCGTTGGCGGGCAAAGGGGCTTTCATGGACTAAGCATAGCACTTTGACAGGGGTCGAGTGGTTTAGTGCCCTACGTAATTCAGAGCCGAGCCCGCTTTAAACCACTTGATCTGCTCTTCAGACATCGTGTGTTTGCAAGGAATTGGAACGTCATTTATTAACACTTCCACTTCTTTGCCGGGGCTTAAATTAGCTAAGCCTCGGATGCTGATTTTATCCGATTCACCGATTCTTTCATAATCAGCCGGATTGACAAAGGTCAGCGGCAAGATGCCGTGTTTTTTGAGGTTCGCTTCATGGATACGAGCGAAGCTTCGGGTGATAATGACTTTGCAGCCTAGGTATCTGGGCTGCATGGCGGCATGTTCACGGCTGGAGCCTTCGCCGAAATTTTCATCTCCGATGACGCACCAATCTTGACCGGCATCCTTATATCTCCGGGCTTGTTCGGGGAAAGCGCCGAGGGAGCCTTTGCCGGCTTCTCCGCTGAATGCGTTGATGGCGCCAATATAGGTATTATTAGATATTTTATCTAAATGTCCTCGGAACTGAAGCCATTGGCCAGCTGGGGAGATATGGTCCGTGGTGCATTTCCCCTTGGTTTTGAGCAGAATCGGAAGGCTTAGGAAATCTTGACCGCTCCATCGTGGGAAAGGCATGAGTAGCGCTAGGCGTCCCGATTCGGGTGATACTTTGACTTCGATGCTCGAGCCATCAGCTACAGGGGCGATAAACCCCGAACGATTGACCTGAAAGCCTTGACTCGGCAGTTGGTCGCCTGTGGGGACCGGAAGACCTTTAGTCGGATCAACATCCAGCGATCCGGCAATGGCAAATGCTGTGACAATCTCAGGACTTGCTAAGAAGGAGAGGGTGGCCGCGTTACCATCATTTCGACCAGGAAAGTTCCGGTTGTAAGAGCTGATGATAGAGTTGACTTGTCCGCGCTGGATGCTGGGGCGATTCCATTGACCAATACAAGGGCCGCAAGCGTTGGCTAAAACCACGCCTCCAAATGCTTCTAGAGTATGAAGCTGACCGTCTCGTGCAATGGTCGCTTGAACGGTTTCACTGCCTGGAGTGATGTAAAACGGGATATTTGCTTTGACGCCACCTTTGGTTGCAGCTTTGGCAATGGACGCCGCTCGGTCAATATCTTCGTAAGAGCTGTTGGTGCAGCTGCCGATCAACGCGGCGGTGGGAACGGCCGGGTAGCCTTCGGTTTGAACGGCTTTGATAAACTCGGATAGGGGCCTTGATAAATCTGGGCTGTGAGGGCCGACCACATGAGGCTCCAAGGTATTCAAATCGATTTCTACCACTCGGTCGAAGTATTTTTCGGGATCCGAGAGCACTTCGGGGTCTGCTTGTAGGTGGTCTTTTTCCAAATCAGCTTGGTCTGCCACTTGAGCTCTGCCGGTGGCTCTTAAATAGGCTGACATTGCGGAGTCGTAAGGAAATACGGAAGTTGTTGCGCCATGCTCTGCGCCCATGTTGCAGATGGTGCCTTTGCCAGTGGCAGAGATGCTTTCACAGCCATCACCAAAGAACTCGACAATATGGCCTGTGCCGCCCTTGACGGTTAAGATGCCCATAAGTTTCAAAATAACATCTTTGGGAGATGCCCAGCCTTGCAGTTTGCCGGTAAGCTTGACCCCTATAACGCCTGGCCAGTTCATGTTGAAGGCTTGGCCGGTCATGACATCTACGGCATCTGCGCCGCCTACACCGATGG
This sequence is a window from Myxococcota bacterium. Protein-coding genes within it:
- a CDS encoding aconitate hydratase, whose product is MDAQKIADARQAFGRSLTFAEKILASHMKKVCDEDGAPLKRRYSYANFYPDRVAMQDATAQMAVLQFMTAGQPRVQVPSSVHCDHLIQAEKGAETDLPAAFKSNFEVYEFLSSSSQKYGIDFWKPGSGIIHQVVLENYAFPGGMMLGTDSHTPNAGGLGMIAIGVGGADAVDVMTGQAFNMNWPGVIGVKLTGKLQGWASPKDVILKLMGILTVKGGTGHIVEFFGDGCESISATGKGTICNMGAEHGATTSVFPYDSAMSAYLRATGRAQVADQADLEKDHLQADPEVLSDPEKYFDRVVEIDLNTLEPHVVGPHSPDLSRPLSEFIKAVQTEGYPAVPTAALIGSCTNSSYEDIDRAASIAKAATKGGVKANIPFYITPGSETVQATIARDGQLHTLEAFGGVVLANACGPCIGQWNRPSIQRGQVNSIISSYNRNFPGRNDGNAATLSFLASPEIVTAFAIAGSLDVDPTKGLPVPTGDQLPSQGFQVNRSGFIAPVADGSSIEVKVSPESGRLALLMPFPRWSGQDFLSLPILLKTKGKCTTDHISPAGQWLQFRGHLDKISNNTYIGAINAFSGEAGKGSLGAFPEQARRYKDAGQDWCVIGDENFGEGSSREHAAMQPRYLGCKVIITRSFARIHEANLKKHGILPLTFVNPADYERIGESDKISIRGLANLSPGKEVEVLINDVPIPCKHTMSEEQIKWFKAGSALNYVGH